In Cinclus cinclus chromosome 13, bCinCin1.1, whole genome shotgun sequence, a genomic segment contains:
- the UACA gene encoding uveal autoantigen with coiled-coil domains and ankyrin repeats, translated as MDLNPDWNKHDDRLMKAAERGDVEKVSSILARKGVSPTKLDVEGRSAFHVVASKGNLDCLNTILVHGVDITATDAAGRNALHLAAKYGHALCLQKLLQYNCPTENVDLQGRTALHDAAMSDCSASIQLLCDHGAAVNCKDGDGRTPLVLATQMCRPALCQLLIDRGADVNARDKQSRTALMLGCEYGCKDAVEVLLRNGADVGLTDGLGHDCAYYARIGDNIDILALIKAAVEDSSRGRGSVKRGQAEQKVSSVSHRWGRGCAAQEELREFQKEPSTQDLELENQDLRDRVREVQEEQRMLLDRISGLQLQLSEEQTFAADLENEKDELKKILTTKEKQQEESLRTIEALKAKLKYYEGDSAGSGGNFGNRKEDLLLKQGQAFTVESQSRSMLRPLELSLPSQSPSSEKETLKKELESLRSCFGAAKEEISKLQRELSLKASECKSLASECQRTKAESDGQIRQLEDALKDVQKRMFDSEGKVKQMQSHFLALKEHLANEVASGSTKVTEELKEQLQEMKTKYEGASAEVGKLRNQIKQNELLVAEFQRDEGRLMEENKRLQKDLVKLEMERDKRGRDVTELEGQLRDTAARLAQSVSTEKFEAMKSLLSNEVSEKARRLAEVEREREKLQAEVVLLQRESESQRAQLAQHVKPEEHEQMRSGFEQRKQELGKAISELSQKNETLQKELERLQADNKVLKQQVQMLKTEIKSQNVPLKIHEELKKTNDLAVGDLTKKLFEITKKYNESKAEAEKLLAEKNSLNENINHFQAVYLSPEQHKKEVEALKSNGIELEKQLAELQKKYDEEQAQVGKLEAENTGLRETLRDQYVLATTHEEVKTVLNSTLEKTNGELSDLKAKIGEIKQEFLRVTEENGALKNKVKVLQNQLKTEYISLKDHETTVNTLNKSVQELQENNAAIRAEHARGQDEILQLHAEIEAQKKELDTIQECIKSKYTPVASLEDREQSFEGTVKELRAQLQEREQRCRESEEEARRCREENEKLRGGVVSIQKDLQQNYVLAEKSHELERLCASRMEELNQQLRALLRKHTGQEEQQELQHGAVDPRVLAGHVEALGEALGRTVEELQEALSRKEERCGREMLRVRELQQELAGLRECSVPLVEYTQLKEGLEGEIAAVKCSLEQKEAENRAKSEEVLRLQEELRLSQRALAELQSQELVAVAEYSSMKGALEAQVSSMAGHLASMSQKYEQACEEALQARRSELSLKEEKELLQLRSCSIEQEIKDQKERCDKSLTTIIDLQKRIQESAKQVEAKDNKITELLNDVERLKQALNGLSQLTYTTGIPSKRHNQQVELLQSQVKTLQQQLADAKQQHQEVVSVYRTHLLSAVQGHMDEDVQAALLQIIRMRQGLVC; from the exons ATGGAT CTGAACCCAGACTGGAACAAGCATGATGACAGGTTAATGAAGGCAGCTGAAAGGGGAGATGTGGAGAAGGTTTCATCCATCCTGGCCAGGAAAGGGGTCAGTCCCACAAAGCTGGATGTGGAAGGGAGATCTGC ATTCCATGTTGTAGCCTCAAAGGGAAACCTGGATTGCTTGAACACCATCCTGGTGCACGGAGTTGATATCACAGCCACTGATGCTGCAG gcagaAACGCCCTGCATTTGGCTGCAAAGTATGGCCATGCTTTGTGCTTGCAGAAGCTCTTGCAG taCAATTGTCCAACAGAGAATGTGGATCTCCAGGGAAGAACTGCTCTTCATGATGCAG cCATGTCCGACTGCTCTGCCAGcatccagctgctctgtgacCACGGTGCCGCCGTCAACTGCAAGGATGGG GACGGGAGGACACCGCTGGTGCTGGCCACCCAGATGTGTCGCCCCGCGCTCTGCCAGCTGCTCATAGACAGGGGGGCTGATGTCAATGCCAGGGACAAGCAGAGCAG gaCTGCCCTAATGTTAGGCTGTGAATATGGCTGCAAGGATGCCGTGGAGGTGTTGCTCAGGAATGGTGCTGATGTTGGTTTGACTGATGGCCTTGGGCATGACTGTGCTTACTATGCCAGGATTGGGGACAATATTGACATTTTGGCTTTAATAAAAGCTGCCGTTGAGGACTCCAGCAGAG gaagagGCAGTGTGAAGAGAGGGCAGGCTGAGCAGAAG GTCTCCAGCGTGTCCCACAggtggggcaggggctgtgcagcacaggaggagctcAGAGAGTTCCAGAAGGAGCCCAGCACCCAG gaCTTGGAGTTGGAAAACCAAGACTTGAGAGATCGAGTGAGGGaggtgcaggaggagcagaggatgCTGCTGGACAGAATCAGTGGcttgcagctgcagctgagtgAG GAGCAAACGTTTGCAGCTGATCTTGAGAATGAG aaagATGAGCTGAAGAAAATCCTGACTaccaaggaaaagcagcaggaggaaagTTTAAGGACTATTGAAGCTCTCAAAGCTAAACTCAAGTATTATGAA GGTGACTCCGCGGGGTCTGGAGGTAACTTTGGAAATA gaaaagaaGATTTATTACTTAAACAAGGCCAAGCTTTCACAGTTGAATCCCag TCCAGGTCTATGCTGAGAcccctggagctctccctgccttcccagTCACCCAGCTCAGAGAAGGAAACTTTAAAGAAAGAACTTGAGAGCCTGAGGAGCTGCTTTGGGGCAGCCAAGGAGGAGATCAGCAAGCTGCAGAGGGAGCTGTCCCTGAAGGCATCAGAGTGCAAATCTCTGGCCTCCGAGTGCCAGAGGACCAAGGCAGAGTCTGATGGGCAGATCAGGCAGCTGGAGGATGCTCTGAAGGATGTCCAGAAGAGAATGTTTGACTCTGAGGGCAAAGTGAAGCAGATGCAGAGTCACTTCCTCGCCCTGAAGGAGCACCTGGCCAACGAGGTGGCCTCAGGAAGCACCAAGGTGACCGAGGAGCtcaaggagcagctccaggagatgAAAACCAAGTACGAGGGAGCCTCTGCTGaggtggggaaactgaggaaccagaTCAAGCAGAACGAATTGCTGGTGGCAGAGTTCCAGAGGGACGAGGGGAGGCTgatggaggaaaacaaaaggttGCAGAAGGATCTTGTGAAGTTGGAGATGGAGAGAgataaaaggggcagggatgtcacAGAGCTGGAAGGGCAGCTCCGAGACACAGCAGCCAGACTGGCCCAGTCTGTGAGCACAGAGAAGTTTGAGGCCATGAAGAGTTTGCTGTCAAATGAGGTGAGTGAGAAAGCAAGGAGGTTAGCAGAGgtggaaagggagagggagaagctgcaggcagaggtggTGCTTTTACAGAGGGAGTCTGAGAGTCAGAGAGCTCAGCTGGCACAGCATGTGAAGCCAGAAGAGCACGAGCAAATGAGGAGTGGGTTTGAGCAGAGGAaacaggagctggggaaggcaaTTTCTGAGCTATCACAGAAGAATGAGACTCTGCAGAAGGAGCTTGAAAGATTGCAGGCTGATAACAAGGTGCTGAAGCAGCAAGTCCAAATgctaaaaactgaaattaaaagcCAGAATGTGCCTTTAAAAATTCATGAGGAGTTGAAGAAAACAAACGATCTGGCTGTGGGTGACCTGacaaaaaagctttttgaaatAACAAAGAAGTACaatgaaagcaaagcagaagcTGAGAAGTTGCTGGCAGAGAAGAACAGCTTAAATGAGAATATCAACCACTTCCAAGCTGTGTAcctgtctccagagcagcaCAAGAAGGAGGTGGAAGCTTTAAAATCAAACGGGATTGAGCTTGAAAAGCAGCTTGCTGAGCTTCAGAAGAAATACGATGAGGAGCAAGCACAAGTGGGCAAGCTGGAGGCTGAGAACACAGGATTGAGGGAGACCCTGAGGGATCAGTACGTGCTGGCCACCACGCATGAAGAGGTTAAAACTGTCCTGAACAGCACCCTGGAAAAGACCAATGGGGAGCTGTCAGATCTGAAGGCCAAAATTGGGGAGATAAAGCAAGAGTTCCTGAGGGTAACTGAAGAAAATggagctttaaaaaataaggtGAAAGTCTTACAGAACCAATTAAAAACAGAGTATATAAGTTTAAAAGATCACGAAACCACGgtaaatactttaaataaaagcgtgcaggagctgcaggagaacaaTGCTGCCATCAGGGCTGAGCATGCCAGGGGGCAGGATGAAATCCTACAGCTGCACGCAGAAATTGAAGCCCAGAAGAAGGAGCTGGACACAATTCAAGAGTGCATCAAGTCAAAATACACCCCGGTGGCCTCCTTGGAGGACAGAGAGCAGAGCTTCGAAGGCACGGTGAAGGAATTaagggcacagctgcaggagagggagcagaggtgCAGGGAAAGCGAGGAGGAGGCCCGGAGGTGCAGGGAGGAGAACGAGAAGCTCAGGGGTGGGGTCGTGTCCATCCAGAAGGACCTGCAGCAGAACTACGTGCTGGCAGAGAAATCCCACGAGCTGGAGAGGCTGTGTGCCAGCAGGATGGAGGAGCTCAACCAGCAGCTGAGGGCTCTGCTGAGGAAGCACacggggcaggaggagcagcaggagctgcagcacgGGGCCGTGGATCCGAGGGTCCTGGCAGGGCACGTGGAGGCTCTGGGGGAGGCTCTGGGTCGCACggtggaggagctgcaggaagccctgagcaggaaggaggagCGCTGTGGTCGGGAAATGCTCCGggtcagggagctgcagcaggagctggctgggctgAGGGAGTGCTCGGTGCCTCTGGTGGAATACACCCAGctgaaggaagggctggaaggagaaATCGCAGCCGTCAAATGCAGCCTGGAGCAGAAGGAGGCAGAAAACCGAGCCAAGAGCGAGGAGgtgctgaggctgcaggaggagctgcggCTGAGCCAGCGGGCTTTGGcggagctgcagagccaggagctggtggcCGTGGCAGAGTACAGCTCCATGAAGGGTGCCCTGGAGGCCCAGGTGAGCAGCATGGCTGGCCACTTGGCCAGCATGAGCCAGAAGTACGAGCAGGCCTGCGAGGAGGCTCTGCAGGCCAGGAGGAGCGAGCTGTCCCtcaaggaggagaaggagctgctccagctgcgcAGCTGCAGCATCGAGCAGGAGATCAAGGACCAGAAGGAAAGGTGTGACAAGTCACTGACGACCATTATTGACCTGCAGAAGAGGATCCAGGAGTCTGCAAAGCAGGTGGAAGCCAAGGACAACAAG ATAACAGAGCTGCTGAACGACGTGGAGCGGTTGAAGCAGGCTCTCAATGGCTTGTCCCAGCTGACATACACCACTGGGATCCCCTCCAAGAGGCACAACCAGCAGGTGGAACTGCTCCAGAGCCAAGTGAAaacactccagcagcagctggct GATgccaagcagcagcaccaggaggtGGTCTCAGTGTACAGGACACACCTGCTCAGCGCTGTCCAG GGTCACATGGATGAAGATGTCcaggctgccctgctccagATCATCCGGATGAGGCAGGGCCTGGTTTGCTGA